GACCTATTCCGCCTCGGCTCTGGCGGGCGTGATCCTCGTTAGGAATTTAGTTGGCGCTGGGTTTCCTTTGTTCGCGACGCAGATGTATGAACGCTTGGGCTATGAGTGGGCTTCCAGCTTGCTGGGCTTTTTGGCTATTCTATTGGTGCCTAttccttttatcttcttctacaTGGGGCGGGCTATTCGGTTGAGGAGTCCGTGGGCAAGGGAGCATTTTGAACAAAATGAGGATAATCCTCACTAGTTGCTTGGGAAGTAGATCTTATAAAGTCGGTTACATCAATTGGGACATTATACGTTTAATTTTGCAACGTTACCGTTGTCATATAATACGGGTTTATCAGAGAGGTTACAAGACAGCCTGACTCGTATAAACAAGGAATGCATGCATGCGATGTCTGGCTGGATCAAAGTGAAATGAATCTGACACATTTCTAAGCTGTCCAACAGTGACTGCCAAATGTCGACTTACCATGTCTCCCCAGACACTCAGCCCATCCGGACTCCGGAGACTCTGGGAATATCAGGCTCCTCCGGGAGGAGTCCAGTGTTTAACCAATTAATCAGACCCTCGTATCTTGGACCCTCCAACCGACCTGGGTCAGCATCAAAAACGAGGTTCATTGTGAAGGGTTTGTAAGTGGTGTAACATATACGGAACACCAGATCCTCGTATAGAATTTACAACAGGATGTGAACAGGATTAACCAGTCCAGATGAAAATACTATTGGTTATACACGTGTAAGCTAGCACTGCTTACAGGATGAACTATTATTACAAACCAATAAGATGTATTCCCTTTTCCCACGCTGCAGCCCAAACCAGTCACTTGCAATAACTGTATGGTTCATACACCAGTCCCCCCTTGCATAAATCTATTTATGAGATAATGTAGCAAACATCCCACTTATAAACGAACTTGAAGTACGCATGGCACCACTCTGGTTTCTAAGACAGTCCTATCAGAAAGCAATCTATATCAGAAGCGCATTTgatttctttaatattaactattgTAAGTAACAGCGAGGATCCACAAAGTCAGCATCTACAACATACTCAGAACCCCCAAGAGGTCATATGCTGAGCCTCCGCTATGAGCCTTGTGAAACTGTAAGCAAGGGTCGTGTCTGCCATTGGCGCCTCGTATATATACTGGAAAGGCAAAAATAGGCGAATGCTATGTATTAGACTCCAGAAACAGGCTATTTAGCTTTCCCTTACTCCCACGTAAGAGTAGGTTCAGAAACAACCACTCCGTCTTATACTTCTACATCAATGCAATTGAGCTAACCCCATACTTTGGCTCGGATGATATTCTTTGCTCGTCACACAGCCCTAGCAGCTCAACGCCCAATATTACAGATACGTCTCAACCCTGGAAAGGGGAGTTCAGTCATAGGCTAGAATTAAGCCACTTGGATTCTGCAGCCAGGCTATACCTTGCCACGTAGTGTTGTTTCAACTCGCTGGGTTGCCAATGCGGTTTATTCTCAGACAGTAGGCCTGTGTATGAGCCACCACCGGTCAGCTTACTGGGGTACTAAAGTTCAAGGGCTCAATGCATGTCCAGAAGGGGCCACATTGAGCGAGATACGCCGGTTAAAATGTTTAAAAGAAGCAATCCAGAACCGaaccaaagatatatatatcccgcATAATTTCCGGCAAACGGAGCGCGATCGCATTTTCAAAATACATTTGCTTTGATGCGCAATTACAGATTAAACAAAGATTCTTTccacatatatataacttagTTCGAGATAGAACCGCCAGTCCTTGACCTCCAGTGCGGATACATCCTAACTTAATATATTCAATACATCATCCTTAGCTGATAGTACTTAAAACAAGCTAGGTTTATGTCGTTCATCAACCTGCTCATTCTTCTGGTCATTGCCTGTCTTACCTCAACAACGGCAGGATTATGTAGCTCACGCAAGGTGACTACAAGGAAGGAATGGTATGTCCCATCACTATCGTCCGGATATTCCCATTTCCAATATATGACAGGCGAGAACTAGACGAAAGTGAACGGATAGAGTATATAAATGCGATATATTGCCTGCGCGAACGGCCATCCTATTTACCGAACGAAGAGTTTCCCGGAGTTCGAGACCGATTAGATGATTTTGTCGCGTAAGTAGACATTGAAGAACCCAATCAATTGCTATAGCTGAGTCCCGCAGCACTCACATCAACTACACAACTCGTGTTCACCAAAACGGTCTTCTGCTCCCTTGGCATCGCCATTTTATCTTCATCTGGGAAACAACTCTACGTGAGGAATGCGGATATACAGGCAGGCTACCGTGAGTGATCGAGACGACAGCCGGGACTATAGCTTTCACTAAACTACGCAGATATTGGAACTGGGTCCTAGACGCATACACCTTGTTTGACAGTCCCACGCTCAACGGCAACCCGACATCTCTCTCCGGGAATGGAGCATTTGAAGCAGACGAGGTCCTCTCATGCAATTCCCAAAACACCGAATGTCTCCCCCGAGGCACGGGAAACGGCTGTGTGAAATCGGGCCCATTCGCCAACTTCCAGGTACACCTGGCGCCGATCAACGCAAGTTTAGCCCAACCTTATTCCCGCCCCCCTTCCTATGCCTTCGATTATAAACCACACTGCCTGACGCGGAGTCTAAACCCTTTTATTATGGCTGTTTTCAATAACGATACCGTGGGCGACCGGTTGCTGCAAGCCAACAATATCACCGAATTTCTTAGAGTCATGGAACCTAGTGGGTTTGATGATATGGGTGCGCATGGAGGTGGTCACCACTCTATTGGAGGTGATATGCAAAACTTATTTATATCGCCACAGGATCCCATATTCATGCTGCATCATGCTATGATTGATCGCATCTGGGGCATATGGCAGCAACAGGATCCCCCGAATCGTCGAAATGCCTTGAATGGCACGACGATCATTTATGACCCCCCGGATGCTCCGTTGGTGACTCTCGATACGGTTATGGAGTTTGGCGTGCTGGATAGTACGAGGAAAGTTGGGGAAGTGATGCATCCGATGGACTATGAGTATTGCTATCGTTATACTTGAGACAGGCTGGTCTACGCTTTTGTGTGGTGCAGAGGGTATAATTCACATTTGGCTCATGGGGTAGCTTGTTATCTTAAAGGTATGTTTCGAAGTGTAACATTTCGCTTATATTAGCTCAATCATTCTATGCTTGCTGTTTGGAAAACGTTACTGGGACGTGAAGATATGAATGTCATGTCTGGTGTTTACCAAGTTAGACCGATCTAAGAGCAGCTGTAAAACTCTATAGGTGTTATGAATGTACAAGAATTGGTTTCCCAGCGTAAGTATGAGCAAGAGTGTACCTATGTTTTAGTCCCGACCCAGCAATCGTGCCTGTCGCTCGAGAAATAGGATCATGGGTCTATCCTGTTCAGAGCTCAACTGCTTTCCTGCAACCGATGACTCGAATTCTAGAGGTCCCTCCTCTATTGCCCATTGTTCCGAGTTCTCGATTTTGGTATGCTGATACCATGAATGCAGCTGATATGACCTTCGCAGTATCTGGATAATCATGACTTCGACACAGCACCAAGCACGGCTATGGTAACTATTATCGAGTAGACTAATTACTGCATCACATTGTGCAAGATTGAGAGGGAGGGCAGCAATCCCGGGCAGAGGATTATCCTGATCGATGCAGGCCCAATCCTAGATAACGATAAGCATAAGTCATCTCTTCAGGAGGATGGATTTCGGAACATACCAACCAAATTCCTAACCTCTCTGGGTTTAGGGAGCCGTGAGCCTCTAAGAATGCCTCGATCGCTGTGATCATGCGGTGATACTGGGTGTGATTGGTATCGTCCGGTGATGCCAGACAGGCCGGATCACCATTGATCCAGCGATATGATATAAAGACGATATATTCTGGCGCACACTCTGGCTCTATATCGCGGTAGTTCTGCGTCAGGCCGTGGTTCGATCGTGGAAGTCGTCCATTGCGCAGAAAATCCCGGTACCACACAAACTTGAGTCCGTCAAATAtcttgatcttctcttcgtctGCCGCGAGCGATGCGGCATACACGCGTCGAAGGTGCTGCAGTTGGCTTACCTCATCTCTGCTTTCTAAGAGAACAGGCCGCAGACTTTCCTGGAACAGCTCCCGGTAGCACTTTCGCACTCGAGCCTCTCTTTGTCGTTGCAACAGCTTGTCGTTCGCCTGCTTTCCAAACTGTCGACGAAGTCCATCAAGAACTACTTCTTCAGTTTGCATGTCGCCGCAAAACACAGCGTAATCTAATGCACTATAGCCCTGCTCATCAATGAGATCCATGTCGGCACCAGCCTCCACCAGCTCTCTTAAGTATCCCAAATGTTCATCTGAAGGCTCTTTGCACAGCGCCATAGCCGGAGTACACGTCCCAGTCGGGTTGAACTGCTGTAGAGCTTCCTCACGTTGTCCATTCAAATACAAAGCGCGCCCATAGAACAACCGTGACATTGCAACTACTGTAGGGTCTTTCGTACTGAGGGCGACCTTCATAGATTCCAGAGATGTCGCAATCGCGTCGTTTGCGAAACCACAGGCAGTGTAGCAGAGCGACAGTCGAGACAACCCAACAGTCTCCCAGATGATGGCTTGGGCTTTCTCACCTGATCCGGGGGACGCCCTGATAGACCGAGCTAGACGGACACGTTCTTTCAACTGATCAATGGCTAGAGGCAACAAATCTCTCGAAAGCTGATAGTTCACCATGGCCAAATTCCCGATAGAACGGCACATAGCATATTCTAGATTTAGCTCCACTGCCATATTATACTGTATCTCGAATTCTCGCTTTGCATCATCGAGGCGATTCATATGGCGGTAAACTACTCCCATCTCTCCACGAAGCTCGACATGGAAAGATGTGGAACCAAGCCCATCCAACGCACTTTGCAGATACTCCTCTGCCTTTTCGTATCTTCCAAATCGCCTGTTCGTATATCCTAGCTTCCCCAACACGATATGTCTGTAGTTTCCTGACGCTGGTAAGTTCCCTGCCGGCCCACAGAGACTGAGAGCATGACTGAAGGACCGCAGTGCATGCTCCCACTCAGCGCGCTGGGCATGTTGGTCGCCCTCCTCCATCAAAGTCTCCCACGATCGAACCGCATCTACCATGGTCGCTAGCACTGCTGGCGTGACGCCACCTGGATCGCGCTGTTGAGTGGAGGAGTCAAGATCCTTGGGACCCAAGACTGGTGCATCTTTCACAAAGCCGCGCGAtgcatcaaagaagaaaagggtggCGTGCAGAGTATCGGGCGCAACTTCTGTGTAATGGAATGCAGCCGCCGGAATGGCGTAGCTCATGTTGCGCACGTGCAGCTTCGAGTCCTTGGCCGTCACTTGTACCAAGTTCCCGGTGTTCTCGATGGTAGATGATATTTGGTGGGTCTTATAGGTCTTATCCGTTCCTTTGGCATCCTGCCAGACGAGCTTATATTCAGCATGGGTGGCTGCTGTACCGTCGGTTGTCGGGTGAACATCGAATGAATGGTCCACTCCGGCACCAGCGAGGATCCAGCTCTGCCCAAATGGCTGATGAGAATGAACTGCAAAGTCTGGGGTCCCTCGCTGTCCATCGGGTAGCCAAACATGGAGCCGGAAAAGCTCCTCAATATTGCCATTCTGCACTATGCTGCAGAGAGGAACGGACAAGAACCCTTGTGCGCTACGTGATGCCCGGATTTTAGAATCTGGAAATAAGTCACTGAGAAGTGCGCCTCGTATCATACTCCACACAATAGCTAAGTCCGCGTCCGAGACGGCTGCGAGGCTAGGATTTTGTGTCCTTCGGCCGCTCTCGCGAAGAAGGGCAATTGCGAGTACAAGCTCTGCCAGGTGCTGTACCAGGAGTTgcttctccttatcctcaCATGAGATGTCTGGAACCATGGCAAGCCAATCACCGACAGGGCGTCCATGGGCAACATCATTGCCAGTGTGGCTGTCTGCACCTTCTGCTACTCGGTCACCGCAGGCAAAGCACTGAACGAGCCTCTCATAGCTGCTTTCGTCTAATAATGTGGCCGCTGCGACGCCTTTCAGTACCCTCAGTAGGACTGAGCTCGTAAGCTTGCAACTTTCCATGGAATAAAGCGGGGTGGTTTAAATCGAGTAATCGAAAATCGGCTGTGAGTCTGGCAATCAAGGCAAGCGGGCATCTTTTAGTGTGCAGAAATACGAACCCCGCATATGGCTTGCATTCCCTCTATTGATTGGTAGTGTTGATAATCCCCACAGCGCTATGTGCAGTATCTTGGTGATTGGCTGGGATATTTGTAGATTAGCTGCATCTAGTTAAGTGGACGGACTCTGGTTTCATAAACCTTTGAGACAAATCCCCTAGCGTCATATAACATTTTTCCAAGCCGATGTTATATTATCGTCCATCCTTTCTATCCTTTTGGCCTTAGTATCTGCGGCCGTAGTACGTCTTTCGAATATTGTCTAGCTCATCTAGTGCCACACTCAATGGAAATAATACCGCCATAGCCTCTTGTATGTTGTCAAGCTAAAACATGTCCTAGTTTAAGACACAAATCCTCTTCAGTTGCGTACATTCTGACAATGTCACATTGGGCCTAGCGTGTGCGAAATTGTACTAAATCTTATTTTCAGCAATCCCCAATAGAATAGGACGATCGCTGCTTGGAATTCTATCTAATATAGCGTATGCTGAAGCCAGCTTCTATTTCCTCCCTTAAAGCAAATAATGTTTTAGACGTATTGCTTACTAGGAAAAGTCCATAAGATATGAAGTTCATTCATCAAATGTTATCCTCCTTTCTTTAACACAACCCCAGTAACCAACACATAAACCCCACAGCCGCGGATAGATTGACATGAGAGCATTTCATAACCAGGATATTAGACTTTCCCTGCATCTTATAACCCCATTCAACAATCATCGTGGGCAAAGAGCCGGTTGAATGTGTGGCAACCGCTGGCTTTTAAGCCTCGCCTCCCCAATCCCGTCTAGCAATTTTTCTATCCCATCGGGTGGTGGCATTTGCCCTATAAAATGTTGTCCATAGTCTCTTGCACCGTATATGACTGAGAATATACCCTccttgtccttttttctattatctTGAAGGGTCAACTCGGCTTTGCCTTGTTTCACAGCATTTTCGTACTCTTCGAACGAAGGTACCACACCCGGATCAAGTTTGACCTGAACAAACCAGAGCTCCTGATTGCCAGTGAATAATGTGACTATATGGCTTCCAGGATATCTGGGAGGTTGGGGGGGTCTGCGACGTCTGGGGGCCCGTGGAGGTGCTCGTTGGGGGTTGTATGCCATATTTAATACCAAGTTGTGACAGGCTTCCTATCTCTTGGATAAGAATAGGCAAAGTGCATAAAGGTGAAATTGATATCACACAGTATATCTGTGAGAACCTTTGTACGTTGGGCTGAATTGTAGTAGCATTGAGGTAGACAGAATCAACATATTTATGCTTGACAGTATTTGCCTCCTGAAAGGGTTGATCTTGAGAAATACAACATTACTTTGGTATCATCAGCATATAACTCAAATACTTAGGATATATCCCGGTGGTAGACCGGAAAGGTTGCTCTCTATCTCATATATTATCTGCTTCTTACATTACTCTCTTGCGGGAAATAGCTATGTTGTTTCTTTATGAGATGCAGACCTCCTGTAAGCCATTGTGCGGCTCTTCTTTGAACACCTTATAGCTTCTGTATATTCCCTAGAGGAATGGTAAATTGCACAAAGCACAGGTTTGATTGGACTGTGCGAAGCTATATGAGCATCCTATATAATGTCTTTCAACGCTTTCTCATTG
The sequence above is a segment of the Aspergillus flavus chromosome 4, complete sequence genome. Coding sequences within it:
- a CDS encoding tyrosinase central domain protein, which codes for MSFINLLILLVIACLTSTTAGLCSSRKVTTRKEWRELDESERIEYINAIYCLRERPSYLPNEEFPGVRDRLDDFVATHINYTTRVHQNGLLLPWHRHFIFIWETTLREECGYTGRLPYWNWVLDAYTLFDSPTLNGNPTSLSGNGAFEADEVLSCNSQNTECLPRGTGNGCVKSGPFANFQVHLAPINASLAQPYSRPPSYAFDYKPHCLTRSLNPFIMAVFNNDTVGDRLLQANNITEFLRVMEPSGFDDMGAHGGGHHSIGGDMQNLFISPQDPIFMLHHAMIDRIWGIWQQQDPPNRRNALNGTTIIYDPPDAPLVTLDTVMEFGVLDSTRKVGEVMHPMDYEYCYRYT